The Terriglobia bacterium genome has a window encoding:
- a CDS encoding glycosyltransferase family 4 protein, translating to MPSAPEVEELTIPATGEMTQLQAVRESMHLPTALVLYHYLYPDDVVSAIHFTELSTGLAAKGWRVVASSSNRSCRTERRKFARRSVWSGVEFHRIWRPPLAQASRFGRMVNTLWMIVAWSLLALNRSIRPDVLIVGTDPVLSPLISIVWKRLRPHVKLVHWCFDLYPEAAVADGLLREGSLLVRLFKNLMRSAYRNFNLIVDIGVCMRKRLMQYGFRAAAETIAPWALVELTTPAPIPVAERCELFGDSTLCLLYSGNFGRAHAWEGIPEIAEALHPAGARIVFSVRGNAVVELREALDRARVPIGCVAFAGAEGLIARLSAADIHIVSLRDEWTGTVVPSKFFGALAVGRPVLFVGRADSAISKWITQWEVGWVLDPSRSGKLAGELLQWSQSPEAKLRLFQHCHDVYRREFSREQAIDRWDKVLRALISQRDAPT from the coding sequence ATGCCGTCAGCTCCCGAAGTGGAGGAGTTGACAATTCCAGCCACAGGCGAAATGACACAGTTGCAGGCGGTTCGCGAATCCATGCACCTTCCTACGGCGCTCGTTCTCTACCACTATCTCTATCCCGATGATGTAGTGAGCGCTATCCATTTCACCGAATTGTCTACGGGCCTGGCTGCAAAAGGCTGGCGTGTAGTAGCGAGCAGTTCTAACCGGTCATGCCGGACCGAGCGGCGCAAATTCGCAAGACGGTCCGTCTGGAGTGGAGTGGAGTTTCACCGTATCTGGCGGCCGCCTTTGGCGCAGGCGTCCAGATTTGGAAGAATGGTGAATACGCTCTGGATGATCGTCGCCTGGAGTCTCCTCGCGCTGAATAGGAGCATTCGGCCCGACGTGCTCATCGTTGGAACTGATCCTGTCCTCAGCCCTCTGATTAGCATCGTCTGGAAGAGATTGCGTCCCCATGTCAAGCTTGTGCATTGGTGTTTTGATCTGTATCCAGAAGCCGCAGTTGCGGACGGATTGTTGCGGGAAGGTTCTCTATTGGTACGGCTCTTCAAGAATCTTATGCGAAGCGCCTACCGGAATTTCAATCTCATCGTTGATATTGGCGTGTGCATGCGCAAGCGATTAATGCAATATGGGTTCAGGGCGGCAGCGGAAACGATAGCTCCATGGGCTCTTGTAGAATTGACCACGCCGGCCCCCATTCCAGTTGCTGAGAGGTGCGAACTGTTCGGCGACAGCACCTTGTGTCTGTTGTATTCAGGGAATTTCGGCCGGGCGCATGCCTGGGAGGGTATTCCAGAAATCGCCGAGGCGTTGCACCCGGCCGGCGCCCGGATAGTGTTCAGTGTGCGAGGGAACGCGGTCGTGGAGCTTCGCGAAGCACTTGACCGCGCTCGGGTGCCAATCGGCTGCGTCGCTTTTGCTGGAGCAGAAGGGCTCATTGCGAGGTTGAGTGCCGCCGATATCCATATTGTCAGTCTTCGTGATGAATGGACGGGAACCGTCGTTCCCTCGAAGTTCTTTGGGGCATTGGCCGTGGGCCGCCCTGTGCTCTTTGTGGGCCGCGCCGATTCGGCCATCTCCAAGTGGATCACACAGTGGGAGGTGGGGTGGGTCTTAGATCCCTCGCGGAGCGGGAAGCTGGCGGGTGAGCTCCTGCAATGGTCGCAATCCCCTGAAGCAAAACTCCGACTCTTTCAGCACTGCCACGATGTCTATAGACGGGAATTCTCCCGCGAGCAGGCAATTGATCGCTGGGACAAAGTATTGCGGGCCCTCATATCGCAGCGTGATGCGCCCACATAA
- a CDS encoding NAD-dependent epimerase/dehydratase family protein, translated as MRRVLVGGAGGFIGGHLVRRLKAEGFWVRGVDLKNPEFAETAADEFIIGDLRDQSVAAHVVEGVEEIYQLAADMGGAGYIFTGDHDAAVMHNSATINLNILEAARLAGARRLFYSSSACIYPEHNQRDRDNPICSEDSVYPAAPDSEYGWEKLFSERLYLSYMRNYGIEVHIARFHNIFGPEGTWDGGREKAPAAICRKVAEAREGDCIEIWGDGNQTRSFLYIDECLEGVRRLMESTFNGPVNIGSEEMVSINNLAEMVMAIAGKKLNIIHVSGPLGVRGRNSDNRLIAAKLGWAPSTPLMEGLRCTYRWIEGQVAARRQIASFSLT; from the coding sequence ATGAGACGAGTCCTTGTTGGCGGAGCGGGAGGCTTTATAGGTGGACATTTGGTTCGGCGCCTTAAAGCAGAGGGGTTCTGGGTTCGTGGCGTTGACCTCAAAAACCCTGAATTTGCTGAGACGGCTGCCGACGAGTTCATTATTGGAGATCTTAGGGACCAAAGTGTCGCCGCGCACGTGGTTGAGGGAGTCGAAGAGATTTACCAACTTGCTGCCGACATGGGTGGCGCTGGATACATCTTCACAGGCGACCATGACGCGGCAGTTATGCACAACTCAGCGACGATAAACCTGAATATCCTAGAAGCTGCGCGCCTGGCTGGAGCGAGGCGGCTCTTCTACTCTTCGTCCGCCTGCATTTATCCCGAGCATAACCAAAGAGACCGAGACAATCCGATTTGCTCTGAAGACTCCGTGTATCCTGCGGCGCCGGACAGTGAATATGGCTGGGAAAAGCTCTTCAGCGAACGGCTCTATCTATCGTATATGAGGAACTATGGCATCGAGGTACATATTGCGAGATTTCACAATATTTTTGGCCCGGAGGGCACATGGGACGGGGGCCGCGAGAAGGCACCTGCTGCTATCTGTCGCAAGGTAGCGGAGGCACGGGAGGGCGATTGCATTGAGATTTGGGGAGACGGCAATCAGACTCGCTCGTTTTTGTACATTGACGAATGTCTCGAAGGGGTACGGCGCCTGATGGAGTCAACTTTCAACGGTCCAGTGAACATTGGATCTGAGGAGATGGTAAGCATTAATAACTTGGCCGAAATGGTTATGGCCATCGCAGGAAAAAAATTGAATATCATTCATGTGTCAGGACCGCTGGGTGTGCGGGGGCGAAATTCCGACAATCGCCTGATCGCTGCGAAATTGGGATGGGCGCCGTCAACGCCCCTTATGGAGGGCTTACGTTGTACCTACAGGTGGATTGAGGGACAGGTGGCCGCCCGGCGTCAGATTGCGAGCTTTTCTCTCACGTAG
- a CDS encoding undecaprenyl/decaprenyl-phosphate alpha-N-acetylglucosaminyl 1-phosphate transferase has product MNSYLFAFLVALAGSLFLTRTVRNWARNRGWVDLPDSVRKMHPSPVPRVGGIAIYLSMLIALLLVCLLPTNVAKNLKENFVSAVTILGLVGLMMLVGLWDDLKGLSAWRKFSAQILLAVASWALGFRILESWGRAGTIHPLGLLSLPLTIIWIVGVTNAFNLIDGIDGLSAGAALFAMISMIVLSIANNIQLSPILLVALAGATLGLLRYNFNPASIFLGDSGSQLLGFMLALLAIRNSQKSPTAFAIAVPIVAFGLPVVDTAMAILRRFLSGKRIFSSDRKHIHHVLMERGLTTRGVVILLYGVCGLFGLISLLFINPVGKTAGLILAILGACVWFGIQQLRYPELREMSAHFSRSLMNQRKLIAGSVAVGKMKEGIRCARGLEEFLQTVSMGLEQLSFSRFELRLPAQNKSTISLEGPWKVIPDGPGQLVLQWTSPCLSCSLYQDPGQSGQDRIIPDREVAPGLSEGSLVQLKPRASSCNECDVMNGSLFPNELREANKRGTAHFKLEYDLHFGGSGDSPGVNYPVSQGGSIIFYHPALLEYPVSAMSVLSQKMGQEFEVALQRIIKKPINN; this is encoded by the coding sequence ATGAATAGCTACCTCTTTGCCTTTCTCGTCGCGCTCGCGGGCTCGCTGTTCTTGACCCGCACAGTGAGGAACTGGGCCCGGAACCGAGGGTGGGTCGATCTTCCCGACTCAGTCCGCAAAATGCACCCTTCTCCGGTCCCCCGCGTGGGCGGGATTGCCATTTATCTTTCGATGCTCATCGCGCTTCTGCTCGTGTGCCTGCTCCCCACGAATGTGGCGAAGAATCTCAAGGAGAACTTCGTCTCGGCGGTGACAATTCTTGGCCTCGTCGGACTCATGATGCTGGTGGGCTTATGGGATGATTTGAAGGGCCTTTCCGCCTGGAGGAAGTTTTCAGCTCAAATCCTGCTGGCAGTGGCATCCTGGGCGCTCGGTTTTCGAATCCTCGAGAGTTGGGGGCGCGCCGGAACAATCCATCCCCTGGGTTTACTGTCCCTGCCGCTGACCATCATTTGGATTGTAGGGGTAACGAATGCCTTTAATCTGATTGATGGCATCGATGGACTTTCGGCGGGCGCGGCCTTGTTCGCCATGATCTCGATGATCGTTTTATCGATCGCCAATAACATTCAACTCTCTCCGATCCTCTTGGTCGCATTAGCGGGCGCGACGCTGGGTCTCCTCAGGTATAACTTCAATCCCGCTTCGATCTTCCTGGGTGACTCCGGTAGTCAGTTACTGGGGTTCATGTTGGCCCTGCTGGCGATTCGCAACTCCCAGAAGAGCCCCACCGCCTTTGCGATCGCCGTACCGATTGTGGCTTTTGGCCTGCCCGTGGTGGATACCGCCATGGCTATCCTGCGCCGGTTCTTAAGCGGCAAGCGGATTTTTTCAAGCGACCGGAAGCATATTCATCATGTCCTGATGGAGCGGGGGCTGACGACACGTGGCGTGGTGATTCTCCTCTATGGAGTGTGCGGCCTGTTCGGTTTGATTTCTTTGCTTTTCATTAATCCCGTTGGAAAGACAGCGGGTCTCATCCTTGCCATCCTCGGAGCATGCGTGTGGTTCGGAATCCAGCAGTTGCGCTATCCCGAACTGAGAGAGATGAGCGCCCATTTTTCCCGGAGCCTCATGAATCAACGGAAGCTCATCGCGGGCAGTGTGGCCGTGGGAAAGATGAAAGAGGGGATCCGTTGCGCTCGGGGGTTGGAGGAGTTCTTGCAGACGGTATCGATGGGGCTCGAGCAGTTGAGCTTTTCGCGGTTCGAGTTGCGACTTCCAGCACAGAACAAATCAACCATCTCCCTTGAAGGGCCGTGGAAGGTGATCCCCGACGGACCGGGACAACTCGTCCTCCAGTGGACCTCCCCTTGCCTGAGCTGCAGTCTCTACCAGGATCCTGGACAATCTGGTCAAGACAGAATAATTCCCGATCGGGAAGTGGCCCCGGGGTTGTCGGAAGGATCTCTAGTTCAGTTGAAGCCACGCGCGTCATCCTGCAACGAATGCGATGTAATGAATGGCTCGCTGTTTCCCAACGAGTTGCGCGAGGCAAACAAGAGGGGAACAGCACATTTCAAACTGGAATACGACCTCCACTTTGGCGGATCGGGCGATTCTCCCGGGGTTAATTACCCGGTCAGTCAGGGGGGATCAATCATCTTCTATCATCCCGCCCTTTTGGAGTACCCCGTCTCAGCCATGTCCGTCCTAAGCCAAAAAATGGGACAGGAATTTGAGGTGGCGTTACAGAGGATCATCAAGAAACCAATCAACAATTGA